The following proteins come from a genomic window of Nycticebus coucang isolate mNycCou1 chromosome 11, mNycCou1.pri, whole genome shotgun sequence:
- the LOC128560252 gene encoding aspartate aminotransferase, mitochondrial-like yields the protein MALLYAGRVLSGITNAFHPVIAAAASARASSWWAHVEMGPLDPIRGVTEAFKRDTNSKKMNLGVGAYWDDNGKPYVLPSVRKAEAQIAAKNLDKEYLPIGGLAEFCKASAELALGENSEVLKSGQFVTVQTISGTGALRIRASFLQRFFKFSRDVFLPKPSWGNHTPIFRDAGMQLQGYRYYDPKTCGFDFTGAMEDISKIPEQSVLLLHACAHNPTGVDPRPEQWKEIATVVKKKNLFAFFDMAYQGFASGDGNKDAWAVRHFIEQGINVCLCQSYTKNMGLYGERVGAFTVICKDAEKAKRVESQLKILIHPLYSNPPLNGARIASTILTTPDLRKQWLQEVKGMADRIIGMQTQLVSNLKKEGSSHNWQHITDQIGMFCFTGLKPEQVERLTKEFSIYMTKDGRISVARVTSSNVGYLAHAIHQVTK from the coding sequence ATGGCTCTGCTGTACGCCGGCCGCGTTCTCTCCGGGATCACCAACGCCTTCCACCCAGTCATAGCCGCCGCAGCCTCTGCCAGAGCCAGCTCCTGGTGGGCCCATGTGGAGATGGGACCCCTGGATCCCATCCGGGGAGTCACTGAAGCCTTTAAGAGAGACACCAATAGCAAAAAGATGAATCTGGGAGTTGGTGCCTACTGGGATGATAATGGAAAGCCTTACGTGCTCCCTAGTGTCCGTAAGGCAGAGGCCCAGATTGCTGCAAAAAATCTGGATAAAGAATACCTGCCCATTGGGGGACTGGCTGAATTTTGCAAGGCATCTGCAGAACTAGCCCTGGGTGAGAATAGCGAAGTATTGAAAAGTGGCCAGTTCGTCACAGTGCAGACCATTTCTGGAACCGGGGCTTTACGGATCAGAGCCAGTTTTCTGCAAAGATTTTTTAAGTTCAGCCGAGATGTTTTTCTGCCTAAACCATCCTGGGGAAATCACACACCTATCTtcagagatgctggcatgcaGCTCCAAGGTTATCGATACTATGACCCCAAGACTTGCGGCTTTGACTTTACAGGTGCTATGGAGGACATTTCGAAAATACCAGAGCAAAGTGTTCTTCTCTTGCATGCCTGTGCCCATAATCCCACAGGAGTGGACCCTCGTCCAGAGCAGTGGAAGGAAATTGCAACAGTGGTGAAGAAAAAGAATCTCTTTGCATTCTTTGACATGGCTTACCAAGGCTTTGCCAGTGGTGATGGAAACAAGGATGCCTGGGCTGTGCGCCACTTCATTGAACAGGGCATTAATGTTTGTCTCTGCCAATCTTACACCAAAAACATGGGCTTATATGGTGAGCGTGTGGGAGCTTTCACTGTAATCTGCAAAGACGCAGAGAAAGCCAAAAGGGTGGAGTCACAGTTGAAGATCTTGATCCATCCCTTGTACTCCAATCCTCCTCTCAATGGAGCCCGCATTGCTTCTACCATTTTGACTACCCCGGATTTGCGAAAACAATGGTTGCAAGAAGTAAAAGGCATGGCCGACCGCATCATTGGCATGCAAACTCAACTGGTCTCTAACCTCAAGAAGGAGGGCTCCTCCCACAACTGGCAACACATCACTGACCAGATTGGCATGTTTTGTTTCACAGGGCTAAAGCCTGAACAGGTGGAGAGGCTGACCAAGGAATTTTCCATCTACATGACAAAGGATGGCCGCATCTCTGTGGCCAGGGTCACCTCCAGCAACGTTGGCTACCTTGCCCATGCCATTCACCAGGTCACTAAGTAA